The following proteins come from a genomic window of Trichoplusia ni isolate ovarian cell line Hi5 chromosome 16, tn1, whole genome shotgun sequence:
- the LOC113501774 gene encoding formin-like protein isoform X2 has protein sequence MGLITSREQTMLDGPVASAKSHHVRQPSTRNRTKPPMPDRDELENRFVKVLASMDLPPDKAKLLRNYDLEKKWEIICDQDMVQAKDSPAHYLNKLRTYLDPKASRSHRKRKMVGDSTSTQVLRDLEISLRTNHIEWVREFLNEQNQGLDVLIDYLSFRLSMMRHEQRIALARSQSSDGINQVNTTTSECSGPTETGSTMSASWRRRARSAEAECEGAASPAVARRRTRHAARLNMGASTDDIHVCIMCMRAIMNNKYGFNMVIQHREAINSIALSLVHHSLRTKALVLELLAAICLVKGGHQIILSAFDNFKEVVGEPRRFHTLMEYFMNYDNFHIEFMVACMQFVNIIVHSVEDMNFRVHLQYEFTALKLDDYLERLRLCESDDLQVQISAYLDNVFDVAALMEDSETKTAALEKVNELEDELGHAHERMAALEREAIAKLGTLESELAAVRAERDQLAEARRQVVEEVSTLRRAQQDSRNRQSMLESKVQELESLTKSLPRGASMGAISSHAMCNGTSNGHHTPPPLPNGDAHPYKSPPPPPPPLAAAPPPAACPPPPPPPPAPAPPAPPAPPAPPAPPAPGLMLPPMHTDAMTIKRKVDTKYKLPTLNWIALKPNQVRGTIFNELDEERPRRRINFTEFEEKFRIGGTCGSAQLDTDTDTLASFPSKRFRKPDTVSLLEHTRLRNIAISRRKLDTPVEKVIAAINNLDLKQLPLESVEILQRMVPTEAEQKAYKEYVAEKKNINQLTEEDKFLMQLAKVERISAKLSIMSYMGNFFDNIHLITPQIHAIISGSSSVKSSNKLRNVLEIILAFGNYLNSSKRGPAYGFKLQSLDTLMDTKSTDKRISLLHYIVATIRQNFPELMNFDTELLYIDKAAQVSLENVAGDVCELERGMEGVRREADARDSLRAASPHVLRDFLANAADKLRRLRAETKHAQDSFASCVEYFGEAPRGCDANAFFSLLVRFTRAFKQADAENEQRRRLEQAAQQADHVDPNKAKLMQKKQQRFNYATVSAGLLQQHLSQLRHSLEPV, from the exons GCATCAATGGACCTCCCCCCGGACAAGGCGAAACTACTGCGGAACTATGACCTGGAGAAGAAATGGGAGATCATATGTGACCAAGACATGGTCCAGGCGAAGGACTCGCCAGCACACTACCTCAACAAGCTGAGGACATACCTCGACCCCAAGGCATCCAGGAGTCACAGG AAACGAAAAATGGTTGGCGACTCAACATCGACGCAAGTCCTCAGGGACTTGGAGATATCCTTACGAACAAATCACATCGA aTGGGTCCGAGAGTTCCTGAACGAGCAGAACCAAGGTCTGGACGTGCTGATCGACTACCTGAGCTTCAGGCTCAGCATGATGCGCCATGAGCAGAGGATTGCTCTCGCCAGAAGCCAGTCCTCCGATGGGATCAATCAAG TAAACACCACAACATCAGAATGCAGCGGGCCCACGGAGACAGGCTCAACGATGTCAGCGTCGtggcggcgccgcgcccgcagCGCCGAGGCGGAGTGCGAGGGCGCGGCCAGCCCCGCAGTCGCGCGGCGCCGGACCAGGCACGCCGCCAGGCTCAACATGGGAGCCTCCACTGATGACATACACGTCTGCATCATGTGTATGAGAGCTATCATGAATAACAAG TATGGCTTCAACATGGTGATCCAGCATCGGGAAGCCATTAACAGCATCGCTCTCTCCCTCGTCCACCACTCGCTCCGCACGAAGGCGCTGGTGCTGGAACTCCTGGCTGCCATCTGCCTCGTCAAGGGTGGCCATCAGATCATCCTCTCTGCCTTCGATAACTTCAAGGAAGTCGTCGGCGAACCGAGACGGTTTCACACGCTAATGGAGTACTTTATGAATTATGATAACTTTCATATTGAGTTTAtg GTGGCGTGCATGCAGTTCGTGAACATAATAGTTCATTCTGTGGAGGACATGAACTTCAGGGTACATCTGCAGTACGAGTTCACGGCGCTGAAGCTGGACGACTACCTGGAGAGGCTACGGCTGTGTGAGAGCGATGACCTGCAG GTTCAAATCTCGGCGTACCTAGACAACGTATTCGACGTGGCTGCTCTCATGGAGGACAGCGAGACCAAGACTGCCGCGCTGGAGAAGGTCAACGAACTCGAGGACGAGCTCGGACAC GCTCACGAACGAATGGCGGCTCTCGAGCGAGAAGCAATAGCGAAGTTAGGCACGCTGGAGTCCGAGTTGGCTGCAGTGCGGGCTGAGAGAGACCAGCTCGCGGAAGCCAGGAGACAGGTCGTTGAAGAG GTGTCGACGTTGCGGCGAGCGCAGCAGGACTCCCGCAATCGACAGTCCATGCTGGAGTCCAAGGTCCAAGAGTTGGAGTCACTCACCAAGTCACTGCCCCGGGGAGCTTCCA TGGGTGCCATCTCCTCCCACGCGATGTGTAACGGCACATCCAACGGCCACcacacgccgccgccgctcccCAACGGCGACGCTCACCCGTACAAGTCCCCTCCCCCGCCGCCTCCCCCGCTGGCGGCCGCCCCGCCCCCGGCGGCCTgccccccgcccccgccgccgccgcccgcgcccgcgccccccgccccgcccgcgccccctgCGCCCCcggccccgcccgcgcccggccTCATGCTGCCGCCCATGCACACTGATGCCATGACCATCAAACGGAAGGTCGACACTAAGTATAAGCTACCCACGCTCAACTGGATCGCACTCAAACCAAATCAA GTCCGAGGAACAATCTTCAACGAGCTCGACGAAGAGCGACCCAGAAGAAGGATAAACTTCACAGAGTTCGAGGAGAAGTTCCGCATCGGCGGCACCTGTGGGTCTGCACAGCTCGACACGGACACTGACACGCTGGCCTCCTTCCCCAGTAAGCGGTTCCGGAAACCAGACACAGTGTCGTTGTTGGAACACACGCGACTCAGAAATATAG CAATATCAAGGCGGAAGCTTGACACACCAGTAGAAAAAGTAATAGCAGCCATCAACAATTTAGACCTCAAACAATTACCATTAGAAAGCGTAGAGATACTCCAACGCATGGTACCTACAGAAGCAGAACAAAAAGCGTACAAAGAATACGTTGCAGAGAAGAAGAACATCAACCAACTGACAGAAGAAGACAAGTTCCTCATGCAACTAGCGAAGGTCGAGAGGATATCGGCGAAGCTCTCTATCATGAGCTACATGGGCAACTTCTTCGACAACATACATTTGATAACGCCGCAAATCCATGCCATCATCTCTGGGTCGTCTTCCGTAAAGTCATCCAACAAACTACGCAATgtactagaaataattttagcCTTCGGTAACTACTTGAACAGTAGTAAGCGGGGGCCGGCCTATGGGTTCAAACTGCAGTCGTTAGATACACTCATGGATACAAAGTCAACTGATAAGAGAATATCGCTGCTGCATTACATTGTGGCGACCATCAGACAAAACTTCCCCGAGCTGATGAACTTCGACACAGAATTGTTGTACATAGACAAAGCTGCTCAAG TGTCGCTGGAGAACGTGGCGGGCGACGTGTGCGAGCTGGAGCGCGGCATGGAGGGCGTGCGGCGCGAGGCGGACGCGCGCGACTCGCTGCGCGCCGCCAGCCCGCACGTGCTGCGCGACTTCCTGGCCAACGCCGCCGACAAGCTGCGCCGTCTGCGGGCCGAGACCAAGCACGCGCAG GACTCGTTTGCGTCTTGCGTGGAGTACTTCGGCGAGGCGCCGCGCGGCTGCGACGCCAACGCTTTCTTCTCGCTGCTCGTCAGGTTCACGAGGGCGTTCAAG CAAGCAGACGCAGAAAACGAACAGCGCCGGAGGCTAGAGCAGGCGGCCCAACAGGCGGACCACGTCGACCCCAACAAGGCCAAGCTCATGCAGAAGAAACAACAG AGGTTTAACTACGCGACCGTCAGCGCAGGCCTATTGCAGCAACACTTGTCACAGTTGAGGCACAGTCTAGAGCCCGTGTAG
- the LOC113501774 gene encoding formin-like protein isoform X1 gives MGLITSREQTMLDGPVASAKSHHVRQPSTRNRTKPPMPDRDELENRFVKVLASMDLPPDKAKLLRNYDLEKKWEIICDQDMVQAKDSPAHYLNKLRTYLDPKASRSHRKRKMVGDSTSTQVLRDLEISLRTNHIEWVREFLNEQNQGLDVLIDYLSFRLSMMRHEQRIALARSQSSDGINQVNTTTSECSGPTETGSTMSASWRRRARSAEAECEGAASPAVARRRTRHAARLNMGASTDDIHVCIMCMRAIMNNKYGFNMVIQHREAINSIALSLVHHSLRTKALVLELLAAICLVKGGHQIILSAFDNFKEVVGEPRRFHTLMEYFMNYDNFHIEFMVACMQFVNIIVHSVEDMNFRVHLQYEFTALKLDDYLERLRLCESDDLQVQISAYLDNVFDVAALMEDSETKTAALEKVNELEDELGHAHERMAALEREAIAKLGTLESELAAVRAERDQLAEARRQVVEEVSTLRRAQQDSRNRQSMLESKVQELESLTKSLPRGASMGAISSHAMCNGTSNGHHTPPPLPNGDAHPYKSPPPPPPPLAAAPPPAACPPPPPPPPAPAPPAPPAPPAPPAPPAPGLMLPPMHTDAMTIKRKVDTKYKLPTLNWIALKPNQVRGTIFNELDEERPRRRINFTEFEEKFRIGGTCGSAQLDTDTDTLASFPSKRFRKPDTVSLLEHTRLRNIAISRRKLDTPVEKVIAAINNLDLKQLPLESVEILQRMVPTEAEQKAYKEYVAEKKNINQLTEEDKFLMQLAKVERISAKLSIMSYMGNFFDNIHLITPQIHAIISGSSSVKSSNKLRNVLEIILAFGNYLNSSKRGPAYGFKLQSLDTLMDTKSTDKRISLLHYIVATIRQNFPELMNFDTELLYIDKAAQVSLENVAGDVCELERGMEGVRREADARDSLRAASPHVLRDFLANAADKLRRLRAETKHAQDSFASCVEYFGEAPRGCDANAFFSLLVRFTRAFKQADAENEQRRRLEQAAQQADHVDPNKAKLMQKKQQEAVINELKTKSQAVGEKKLLHQDEVYNGALEDILHGLRSEPYRRADAVRRSHRRRINSHRLSKGLEELDV, from the exons GCATCAATGGACCTCCCCCCGGACAAGGCGAAACTACTGCGGAACTATGACCTGGAGAAGAAATGGGAGATCATATGTGACCAAGACATGGTCCAGGCGAAGGACTCGCCAGCACACTACCTCAACAAGCTGAGGACATACCTCGACCCCAAGGCATCCAGGAGTCACAGG AAACGAAAAATGGTTGGCGACTCAACATCGACGCAAGTCCTCAGGGACTTGGAGATATCCTTACGAACAAATCACATCGA aTGGGTCCGAGAGTTCCTGAACGAGCAGAACCAAGGTCTGGACGTGCTGATCGACTACCTGAGCTTCAGGCTCAGCATGATGCGCCATGAGCAGAGGATTGCTCTCGCCAGAAGCCAGTCCTCCGATGGGATCAATCAAG TAAACACCACAACATCAGAATGCAGCGGGCCCACGGAGACAGGCTCAACGATGTCAGCGTCGtggcggcgccgcgcccgcagCGCCGAGGCGGAGTGCGAGGGCGCGGCCAGCCCCGCAGTCGCGCGGCGCCGGACCAGGCACGCCGCCAGGCTCAACATGGGAGCCTCCACTGATGACATACACGTCTGCATCATGTGTATGAGAGCTATCATGAATAACAAG TATGGCTTCAACATGGTGATCCAGCATCGGGAAGCCATTAACAGCATCGCTCTCTCCCTCGTCCACCACTCGCTCCGCACGAAGGCGCTGGTGCTGGAACTCCTGGCTGCCATCTGCCTCGTCAAGGGTGGCCATCAGATCATCCTCTCTGCCTTCGATAACTTCAAGGAAGTCGTCGGCGAACCGAGACGGTTTCACACGCTAATGGAGTACTTTATGAATTATGATAACTTTCATATTGAGTTTAtg GTGGCGTGCATGCAGTTCGTGAACATAATAGTTCATTCTGTGGAGGACATGAACTTCAGGGTACATCTGCAGTACGAGTTCACGGCGCTGAAGCTGGACGACTACCTGGAGAGGCTACGGCTGTGTGAGAGCGATGACCTGCAG GTTCAAATCTCGGCGTACCTAGACAACGTATTCGACGTGGCTGCTCTCATGGAGGACAGCGAGACCAAGACTGCCGCGCTGGAGAAGGTCAACGAACTCGAGGACGAGCTCGGACAC GCTCACGAACGAATGGCGGCTCTCGAGCGAGAAGCAATAGCGAAGTTAGGCACGCTGGAGTCCGAGTTGGCTGCAGTGCGGGCTGAGAGAGACCAGCTCGCGGAAGCCAGGAGACAGGTCGTTGAAGAG GTGTCGACGTTGCGGCGAGCGCAGCAGGACTCCCGCAATCGACAGTCCATGCTGGAGTCCAAGGTCCAAGAGTTGGAGTCACTCACCAAGTCACTGCCCCGGGGAGCTTCCA TGGGTGCCATCTCCTCCCACGCGATGTGTAACGGCACATCCAACGGCCACcacacgccgccgccgctcccCAACGGCGACGCTCACCCGTACAAGTCCCCTCCCCCGCCGCCTCCCCCGCTGGCGGCCGCCCCGCCCCCGGCGGCCTgccccccgcccccgccgccgccgcccgcgcccgcgccccccgccccgcccgcgccccctgCGCCCCcggccccgcccgcgcccggccTCATGCTGCCGCCCATGCACACTGATGCCATGACCATCAAACGGAAGGTCGACACTAAGTATAAGCTACCCACGCTCAACTGGATCGCACTCAAACCAAATCAA GTCCGAGGAACAATCTTCAACGAGCTCGACGAAGAGCGACCCAGAAGAAGGATAAACTTCACAGAGTTCGAGGAGAAGTTCCGCATCGGCGGCACCTGTGGGTCTGCACAGCTCGACACGGACACTGACACGCTGGCCTCCTTCCCCAGTAAGCGGTTCCGGAAACCAGACACAGTGTCGTTGTTGGAACACACGCGACTCAGAAATATAG CAATATCAAGGCGGAAGCTTGACACACCAGTAGAAAAAGTAATAGCAGCCATCAACAATTTAGACCTCAAACAATTACCATTAGAAAGCGTAGAGATACTCCAACGCATGGTACCTACAGAAGCAGAACAAAAAGCGTACAAAGAATACGTTGCAGAGAAGAAGAACATCAACCAACTGACAGAAGAAGACAAGTTCCTCATGCAACTAGCGAAGGTCGAGAGGATATCGGCGAAGCTCTCTATCATGAGCTACATGGGCAACTTCTTCGACAACATACATTTGATAACGCCGCAAATCCATGCCATCATCTCTGGGTCGTCTTCCGTAAAGTCATCCAACAAACTACGCAATgtactagaaataattttagcCTTCGGTAACTACTTGAACAGTAGTAAGCGGGGGCCGGCCTATGGGTTCAAACTGCAGTCGTTAGATACACTCATGGATACAAAGTCAACTGATAAGAGAATATCGCTGCTGCATTACATTGTGGCGACCATCAGACAAAACTTCCCCGAGCTGATGAACTTCGACACAGAATTGTTGTACATAGACAAAGCTGCTCAAG TGTCGCTGGAGAACGTGGCGGGCGACGTGTGCGAGCTGGAGCGCGGCATGGAGGGCGTGCGGCGCGAGGCGGACGCGCGCGACTCGCTGCGCGCCGCCAGCCCGCACGTGCTGCGCGACTTCCTGGCCAACGCCGCCGACAAGCTGCGCCGTCTGCGGGCCGAGACCAAGCACGCGCAG GACTCGTTTGCGTCTTGCGTGGAGTACTTCGGCGAGGCGCCGCGCGGCTGCGACGCCAACGCTTTCTTCTCGCTGCTCGTCAGGTTCACGAGGGCGTTCAAG CAAGCAGACGCAGAAAACGAACAGCGCCGGAGGCTAGAGCAGGCGGCCCAACAGGCGGACCACGTCGACCCCAACAAGGCCAAGCTCATGCAGAAGAAACAACAG GAGGCTGTAATCAACgaattaaaaacgaaatctcAGGCCGTCGGCGAAAAGAAACTGCTTCACCAAGACGAGGTGTACAACGGCGCATTGGAGGACATCTTGCATGGGCTGCGGAGCGAGCCCTACCGCCGCGCTGACGCCGTCCGCCGCTCCCACCGGCGTCGCATCAACTCGCACAGGCTCTCCAAGGGGCTCGAGGAACTGGATGTATGA
- the LOC113501777 gene encoding phosphopantothenoylcysteine decarboxylase-like, with translation MDKRSYKLLIGASGSVAAIKIPVLIKTLLESPEAQPQIHLIVTQRAKHFFKKSDLPPGTKVYDDKMEWSSWKARGDPVMHIDLGKMADVMLLAPLTANTLAKVALGFSDNLLTCTTRAWDPTKPLVFCPSMNARMWEHPITRQHIDTLKDWGYIEIPPANKKQMCGTVGSGAMAEVKTIADKIGCYANQYK, from the exons ATGGATAAAAGATCATACAAATTACTAATAGGGGCTTCAGGTAGCGTAGCTGCCATAAAGATACCAGTCCTTATTAAAACACTTTTAGAATCACCTGAGGCTCAACCTCAG ATTCACCTTATAGTGACGCAGAGAGCGAAACATTTCTTCAAGAAGTCTGATTTACCTCCCGGTACAAAAGTGTATGATGACAAAATGGAGTGGAGCTCTTGGAAGGCGCGGGGGGACCCCGTGATGCACATAGACCTGGGCAAGATGGCGGACGTCATGCTGCTTGCTCCTCTCACTGCCAACACACTCGCCAAAGTGGCACTG GGCTTCTCTGACAACCTCTTGACTTGCACGACAAGAGCCTGGGACCCGACCAAGCCGCTGGTGTTTTGTCCGTCAATGAACGCTAGGATGTGGGAGCACCCTATCACGAGACAACATATTGACACGTTAAAAGATTGGGGTTATATTGAGATACCACCAGCAAATAAGAAGCAAATGTGTGGGACTGTCGGCAGCGGGGCAATGGCCGAAGTAAAAACCATTGCAGACAAAATTGGGTGTTATGCTAATCAGTATAAGTGA
- the LOC113501912 gene encoding phosphopantothenoylcysteine decarboxylase-like has product MDKRSCKLILAATGSVAALKIPLLIKTLLELPEDEMTYVFEIHLVVTEHAKHFFKMSDLPGSVKVYDDNLEWKAWKSRGDPVLHIELGKMADLMLIAPLDANTLAKMSQGISDNLLTCTTRAWDMSKPLVFCPAMNTRMWEHPVTAQQIALLKQWGHIEIPPISKKLMCGDTGIGAMAEVDTIVATIRSVADKKFNVHFD; this is encoded by the exons atggataAACGATCTTGCAAATTAATATTAGCAGCTACAGGTAGCGTTGCTGCCCTAAAGATACCACTTCTTATTAAAACTCTTTTAGAATTGCCTGAGGATGAGATGACTTATGTTTTTGAG ATCCACCTTGTAGTGACAGAGCATGCGAAACATTTCTTCAAGATGTCGGATTTGCCCGGCAGTGTGAAGGTGTACGATGACAATCTGGAGTGGAAGGCTTGGAAGTCGCGAGGTGACCCTGTGCTGCACATAGAGCTGGGCAAGATGGCAGATCTCATGCTGATAGCGCCTTTGGATGCTAACACACTCGCCAAGATGTCACAG ggcATAAGTGACAACCTCCTGACCTGCACAACAAGAGCTTGGGACATGTCAAAACCACTAGTGTTCTGTCCGGCAATGAACACTAGAATGTGGGAGCACCCTGTCACAGCACAACAGATTGCATTGTTGAAGCAGTGGGGCCACATAGAGATACCACCCATCAGTAAGAAGTTGATGTGTGGAGACACCGGAATAGGGGCTATGGCTGAAGTCGACACCATAGTCGCCACTATCAGAAGTGTTGCCGACAAGAAATTTAATGTTCACTTTGATTAG